The Agrobacterium vitis region GCCCACTGTCCAGCAAGAACGCCCGAATTGCCTGCCGCCGCGAGCGCAGAAGCGGTCGGGTGATCCAGATGGAATTTTCAAACAGCACGGAGCAGGCCATGCCCGCCAGGCCGGGCGCTTCAGGGTTTCGGCTGCGTTCGGCGCGCATGGCGATGGTCTCGATCTGATCGTCGGCGGTATGGCCGGTCAGAATGGCGGCAGCGCCGATCTCCTTGGCGATCTCGGCGAGCAGCCGGTAGCGGGCGGCCCGGGCGGCGGCGGAAATCCCGGTTTTTGGCTTTTCGCCTGCCCAACGGCGGATCGCATGGGGAATGCCGAGCCTTGCGCAGAGCCCTGCAACTGTTTCGGCTTCTGCGGCGGAGCCATCGCGAAGACCGTGATCGATGGTGGCGGCGTAAAGGCTGATTGGCTTTGCTGGCATGGCTTGCAGCTGTTCATGCAGCGCAAGCAGCAGGCCAGTCGAATCGCTGCCGCCGGAAATCGCCACCAGAAGGCGCAAGGGGTGGTTTATTCTGTGGAGGAAAGCGGCAATGGCGGCTTCAGGAGGGATGGCGGATAGAGTGTCCGTCATCAATTCGCCCAGTCGGTTGTGGCCCGGAAGCTGTGGTTCCAAACCGGTGTCGGGCAGCATCAGCAAGCCAGGCGCTTCTGCTCGCTGGCGGCCTTGTTCTGGACGGCCTTGGAGGCGTCAGGATAGCGCTTGTTCACCTCGCGCAAGGTGGCGCAGGCGGTGTCCTTGTTGTCGAGGGCCGCCAGTGACATGCCGAGTTTCAGCAGCATTTCAGGCGCCTTGGGCGATTTTCCATAGCCCTGATAGGCTTTGAGGAAGGTCTCAGCCGAATCCTTGTAACGGGCCTGCGAATATTGCGCTTCGCCCAGCCAGAAATTGGCGTCGGCGGCCTTGCCGCTTTTCGGATAACGGCTGATGAAATCGCGGAATTCGCCTTCCGCCGCCTTGTAGTCACCCGATAGCACATGGCTATAGGCAATCTGGTAGAGATCCTGCTCGCCGCCGAGTGATGCGGTTTTGGTTCCGCTCTGGCCGGCAGGTGCCGTACCCGGCAGGGTGCTGGCGTTGGAACCAGTCGAACCATTGACGCTGGCACCGACCGGATTGCCGCTCTTGTCCATTTCGATCGAGCCCAGCGTCATTTCGCCGGGGGCTGCTGACCGACCGGAGCCCGCCGGGCTTGTGCCTTGATTGGCGGCCTGGCTGCCAGCGGTTTCGCCGATGATCTGGCCGACGCCATCACCGCCCCCAGCTGGCTGGCGCGCCGCTACCGACGGGCTGGCCTGGCCGGGGGAGCCTGCGTCACTTCTTTTTTTTCTAGCTCCTGGAATCGGAATTCATTGTCTTCCTGCGCCTTGCGGATGGTTTCCTGCATTTGCAGCAGCTGGTAGCTCATGTCCTCGATCCGGCCGTTCAACTGACGAATCTGGTCCTGCAATTGCTGGACTTGAACAATATCATTGCCCTGCTGCTGGACCTGCTGCACCGGCATGTCGCTGACTGGCGCTGGTGGCGTGTTCTGACGTTCGAAAAGCGAAAAGGCCAAGGCACTGCCCCCCGCCTGGACGCCGAGGATTGGGGGGGCGAGGATTGCAGCCATTCCCACCATCCCGGCCACGACAAGTCTCTTCATCGATGTGGTTCCTGTTTTCCGTGTTATCGCCCGATTGATGTGCGCCCGTCAGGCTTTGCTGCCGAATATCGACCGCAAGCCTGCGATGTCTGCCAATAAAGCTTTTCTCTGTTCTTTGCAAAAAGCAACCGAGTTCGGCCAAAGTGTGAAGAAAACAAAAGGGCGGCCCGAAGACCGCCCTGTTTCTGTCATGAATGCAGGCACGATTTCGTGAATTACATTCCAGCGCCGCCGAGAACCGTAACGGCACGGCGGTTCTGCGACCAGCAGGAAATGTCGTCGCAGGTGGCGACCGGACGTTCCTTGCCGTAGGAAATCGTCTTGATACGGTTGGCCGGAATGCCGCGCGATACAAGATAGGCCTTGGTGGAGGCGGCACGGCGGGCGCCGAGCGCCAGGTTGTATTCGCGGGTACCGCGTTCGTCGGCATGGCCTTCGACGGTGATCGGATACTGCGAATAACGCTGCAACCACTGAGCCTGGCGGTCCAGCGTCTGCTGGGCGTCGGCACGGATAGAGGTTGAGTCGGTGTCGAAGAAGATCCGGTCGCCGACATTGACGGTGAAGTCCTGGGTCGAGCCGGGTGTTGCAGCACCTGCGCCGCCAAGGCCAAGCTCGGACGCGCTATTGGGCATGTTCTTCTTGGAAGCGCAGCCAGCCAGCGCCAGCGTCATGGCGACAGCGAGAATGGCGGGGTTGCTGGCAAGCTTTTGCATGCGGCTCATTACCGGGGTTACAGTGCGGCTCATGGCCGATCTCCTTGCAAGTAGTGTGGGGCAGTCATTGTGCAGTGATGGTGAGCAGCCGGTCAGGCGGCCCGTGTGAGCAGTGCCGATTGACGCTGGTGTCAATCGTGGTTGCCGAACTCTAATCAATCCTGGTTAACCGGAAGCAAACGGTCATGGTTAATCTTTACTTAATTCATGACCGTCCTTCAAATGCAATCGCCTTCCGACGGATGCCGGAAGGCGATGCGCATGCTATTCGAGAAGCGGCGACCAGGCTGGGTCGGACGCAAAGCTCGGTGTCTTGACCAATTGCTCGTTGTATCCGGTCAGATCGATGGAATAGAGCTGCGGTCCGCCGGAGCCGGCCGCCTGGCGGAAGAACATCAGCACGCGGCCATTCGGCGCCCAGGTCGGGCCTTCGTTATGGAAGCCGGTGGTCAGAAGCCGCTCACCCGAACCGTCCGGCTTCATCACGCCGATCGAGAAGGAGCCGCCCGATTGCTTGGTGAAGGCGATCAGATCGCCGCGTGGCGACCAGACCGGGGTAGAGTAGGAGCCTTCGCCAAAGGAAATGCGGGTCTGGCCGGAGCCATCGGCATTCATCACGTAAAGTTGCTGGCGGCCGCCACGGTCGCTTTCAAACACGATCCGGCGTCCATCCGGCGAATAGGATGGCGAGGTATCGATCGCCGCCGTGCTGGTCAGCCGGGTGGTGGTGCGCGAGCGCAGATCCATCGTGTAGATGTTACTGTTGGCGTCCTGTTGCAGGCTCATGATCACCCGCTGACCATCCGGCGAGAAGCGCGGCGAGAAGGTCATGCCTGGGAAATTGCCGACCACTTCGCGCTGTCCGGTTTCCAGTTGCAGCAGGTAAACGCGCGGCTGGTTGCCCTCGAAGGACATGTAGGTGACTTCCTGGCGGTTCGGCGAAAAGCGCGGCGTCAGCACCAGATTGGCGGTATTGGTCAGCATGCGGACATTTTCGCCGTCCTGGTCCATGATGGCCAGCTGGCGCTTGCGGTCGGTCTTGGTGCCGCTTTCGGCCACGAAGACGATGCGGGTATCGAAATAGCCCTTTTCACCGGTGATGCGTTCATAGATCGCGTCGGCGATGATATGGGCGACGCGCCGCCAGTTTTCCGGCTGGGTGTAGAATTGCTGGCCGCTCATCTGCTGGCCCGCATAGGTGTCCCACAGGCGGAATTCGGCGCGCAAGCGGCCATCGCCTTCCTGGGTGATACGGCCAACCACCAGCGCCTGGGCGTTCAATACCGTCCAGTTCTGCATGTTGGGGGCCTGATCGGGATTGATCTGCTTGTCGATGAAGGCGCCGTGATTGACCGGAGCGAACAGGCCGGAGCGCTTGAGATCGGCCTCGACCACGGCCGAAATCTTCGCGCCGATGCCATTGGCCGACAGGAAATCGGGAATGGCGATCGGCATCGGCTCGACATTGCCCTTATTGATGTTGATCTCGACCAGCGCCATGGCCGGCGTGGCAAAGGCGCCCGCCATGCCGACGAGGACGATCAGGATACGCAGGAGTGAGAATGTCTTCATAAGGGCAAGCCTTTCAGCTTCTACATGAATTCGTGTGGGCATGAATTCGCTTTTACATGAATTCGCTTGGATCGAAGTTGACGACAACCTCTGACCAGGCATCGTATTTTTCAACGGGCAGGTTCTTGAACGGCACGGATTTCAGAATGGCGCGGCGCGCACTTGAGATCATCACCTGTTGGGCGCTGGGCGATCCGCCGGTGGCCGTCACTTCCGGCTCGCCGATCAGATTGCCGCTCTCGTCCAGCTTGAAATGAGCGCGAATCACCATGCCCTGGGCATCGCCCATGCCTGACAACACCGACCAGTTGTTCTGGATCGCGCCGCGCAGGGCGTCCATTTCACTCTGGCTGAGTGTCGAGCCACCGGTGGTCTTCTTGCCGCCCAGCGCCGCCTGTTCGGTGGAGCGTTTGGCACCGCCACCGGCTGCATCGGTCTTGTTGAGCAGAGCGGCGATCTCGTCGGCGTTGAAGTCGCTTTCCTTGGACGATTTCGCCTTCGCCGCCTGCTGGTTCTTGTCAGCCTTCTTCACATCCGGCGCCTTGGCGGCCTCGGTCTTCGGCTTGGCTTCCGTCGGCTTCGGCTCAGGCGTCTTGGTTTCCGCAGGCTTTGGCGGCTCCGGCTTCGGCTTGGACGCGGGCAGGGGAACGCTGGTCGGCAGTGGAATGTCTTCGGCTTTGGCGACTTCCTGCGGCTTGGCTTCCGGCTTTGGCTCGGGCTTGGCCTCCGGCTTTGGCGGCTCAGGCTTCGGCGGTTCAGGCTTTGGCTCGGGCGTCGGGGTCGGCACGTCCTTGGGCACCGGCACGGCTTCCTTGGAAGGGGCTACCGCCGTCTCTTCCTTGGCAATTTCCTTGACGTCATTGGTATCGTTGTCCTGCGTCGGCAAGACCTTGTCGACCTTTTCAGGGGCTGCCGCGGTTTCCTGCTGCGACGGCTTTTTCGACGGTGTCGGCGGTGTCTTCATGTCGACTTCGTTGTCGCCCATGTTTTCCGCGTTCTGAACGGTATTCGGCTTCTTGGTCGGGGTGGGCGCCGATTTTTCGCGCTTGGGCGCTTTTTTGTCACCCTGCTGGATCTGGGTCAGTTCCGAAATCGGTACGATATCGACGGGCAGCGCCTCGACATCGGCGACTTGCATGGGCGCAGGCGCGCTAATCGTCACCAGCGCCATGGCCAGCAGCGTTGCGTGCAAAATCGCAGATGTGACGAGACTGCCTTTCATTTCGAAAGATCACTTGTCCTGTTCTTGCAGGGTCACAAGGCCGATATTCTTGTAGCCAGCCGAAGAAATGCGCGCCATGACCTTCATGACCGTGCCATAGGCAGCAGCCGTGTCGCCGCGCACATAAATGCGTTCATTGTAACCCGTGGTGGCGATAGCCTGGAGCTTGGGAACGATTTCCTCAAGCGGGATCGGGCTTTCCTGCAAATAGATTTCGCCAGCCGGATTGACCGAAATGGTGATTGGCTGCGTATCGGAATTCATGGCGCTGGCCTGGGTTTCCGGCAGGTCGATCGGCACGCCGACCGTCATCATCGGAGCGGCAACCATGAAGATGATCAACAGCACCAGCATGACGTCGACCAGCGGCGTAACATTGATTTCGCTGACGGGACCGCGCTTGCCGCCCCGGCGCCTGCTGCCGCGGCGGCCACCGCCGCCTCCATTTGCTCCTACCGACATGCCCATCTGATCAATTCCTTTCGCCGACCTTGCCCAGTCGTTCTAGACTGGAGCCTTATTCCGCCGCCTGGCGAGGCTGGAGCTTCTCATCGATCTGTCGCGACAGTATGGCGGAAAACTCGTCGGCAAAGCCTTCCATGCGCGAGGACAGTTTGCCCGCTTCGCCGGAAAATTTATTGTAGGCGATGACGGCTGGAATAGCGGCGACCAGACCGATGGCCGTGGCCAGCAGCGCCTCGGCGATACCGGGGGCAACAACCGCCAGATTGGTGGATTTCGAACCGGCAATCGCCTGGAACGAGGTCATGATACCGATAACCGTGCCGAACAGGCCGATGAAGGGACCAGCCGAACCGATGGTGGCCAACGAGCCCAGACGGGCTTCGAAATGTTCGGCCTCGCGCGCCATGGTGACATCCATCGAGCGGTCGATGCGCATCTGCAAGCCGATGGGCGAACGCGCGCCGCGCTCAAAGCTCTTCTTCCACTCACGCATGGCGGAAACGAAAATAGCCGCGAGCCCGGTATTGTTGCGCTCGGCCAGCGTGCGATACAATTCTTCCAGCGACTGGCCGGACCAGAACACCTGTTCGAACTGGTCGAACTGGCGGCGCGCCTTGGCGAAGCTGACATATTTGTCGATGACGATGGCCCAGGTCCAGACGGAGGCGCCCAGAAGCCCGATCATCACGATTTTCACGACCCAGCCCGCCTGCATGAACAGGGCCCAAAGGCTCACGTCGTGGCTTGCGGCTGCCAATCCTACTTGTTCCATCGCTACCGTTCCCAAAATCCAAACGCCCGGACGTAAAACAGACCGGGGCGGATTTACAGCTTTATTTGCGCATCACGCGGGCTTGCGCAAACAACGCTGTAACAAATTCGTTTTTCTATGCAATCATATCTGCACTATCAGGCAGTGTGATCGATCATGCACTTGTA contains the following coding sequences:
- the pal gene encoding peptidoglycan-associated lipoprotein Pal; this encodes MSRTVTPVMSRMQKLASNPAILAVAMTLALAGCASKKNMPNSASELGLGGAGAATPGSTQDFTVNVGDRIFFDTDSTSIRADAQQTLDRQAQWLQRYSQYPITVEGHADERGTREYNLALGARRAASTKAYLVSRGIPANRIKTISYGKERPVATCDDISCWSQNRRAVTVLGGAGM
- the tolB gene encoding Tol-Pal system beta propeller repeat protein TolB, translating into MKTFSLLRILIVLVGMAGAFATPAMALVEININKGNVEPMPIAIPDFLSANGIGAKISAVVEADLKRSGLFAPVNHGAFIDKQINPDQAPNMQNWTVLNAQALVVGRITQEGDGRLRAEFRLWDTYAGQQMSGQQFYTQPENWRRVAHIIADAIYERITGEKGYFDTRIVFVAESGTKTDRKRQLAIMDQDGENVRMLTNTANLVLTPRFSPNRQEVTYMSFEGNQPRVYLLQLETGQREVVGNFPGMTFSPRFSPDGQRVIMSLQQDANSNIYTMDLRSRTTTRLTSTAAIDTSPSYSPDGRRIVFESDRGGRQQLYVMNADGSGQTRISFGEGSYSTPVWSPRGDLIAFTKQSGGSFSIGVMKPDGSGERLLTTGFHNEGPTWAPNGRVLMFFRQAAGSGGPQLYSIDLTGYNEQLVKTPSFASDPAWSPLLE
- the tolR gene encoding protein TolR — translated: MGMSVGANGGGGGRRGSRRRGGKRGPVSEINVTPLVDVMLVLLIIFMVAAPMMTVGVPIDLPETQASAMNSDTQPITISVNPAGEIYLQESPIPLEEIVPKLQAIATTGYNERIYVRGDTAAAYGTVMKVMARISSAGYKNIGLVTLQEQDK
- the tolQ gene encoding protein TolQ → MEQVGLAAASHDVSLWALFMQAGWVVKIVMIGLLGASVWTWAIVIDKYVSFAKARRQFDQFEQVFWSGQSLEELYRTLAERNNTGLAAIFVSAMREWKKSFERGARSPIGLQMRIDRSMDVTMAREAEHFEARLGSLATIGSAGPFIGLFGTVIGIMTSFQAIAGSKSTNLAVVAPGIAEALLATAIGLVAAIPAVIAYNKFSGEAGKLSSRMEGFADEFSAILSRQIDEKLQPRQAAE